Proteins from a single region of Dyadobacter fanqingshengii:
- a CDS encoding MlaD family protein produces METSARKRSITVGLFVIIGLIIFIVGILTIGSMKKVFSSTISVKTLFDDVNGLKQGNNVWYSGVKIGTVKTIRFLTNSKVEVILHIEEKSQEFIRKNAKAKVSTDGLIGNKIIVLYGGTQKVPSIEDGDELVVEKMESTEEMLAVLSENNKNLLGITSAFKTISKNILEGKGTVGMLLNDERLYNDVDQTLAALKKASVNAQTMTASLSGFTDKLNQKGGLANDFATDTVIMRDLRTTIGRLNETVTSANGMVSNLKTASENLNSNRTSPLGVLLHDEATASNLKGTLQNLESSTEKLDENMQALRSNFLFRRYFKKKAKEEEKQPEKEAVKDSVSQ; encoded by the coding sequence ATGGAAACATCAGCAAGAAAACGCTCCATAACAGTAGGACTTTTTGTGATCATAGGATTAATCATCTTCATTGTGGGGATCCTGACCATAGGAAGTATGAAGAAAGTATTCTCCTCTACAATTTCGGTAAAAACGTTGTTTGACGACGTGAACGGACTTAAACAGGGAAATAATGTTTGGTATTCCGGGGTTAAGATCGGAACAGTAAAGACCATTCGTTTTTTGACGAATTCCAAGGTTGAAGTAATTCTGCACATTGAGGAAAAGTCTCAGGAATTTATCCGTAAAAATGCAAAAGCCAAAGTAAGCACAGACGGATTAATCGGTAACAAGATCATTGTCCTTTACGGCGGAACCCAAAAAGTGCCATCCATCGAAGACGGCGATGAACTGGTGGTTGAAAAAATGGAAAGCACCGAAGAAATGCTGGCTGTTTTATCAGAAAACAACAAAAACCTGTTGGGCATTACGAGTGCATTTAAAACCATCAGCAAAAATATACTAGAAGGAAAAGGCACAGTGGGGATGCTTTTAAATGATGAGCGCCTTTATAATGATGTGGATCAGACACTGGCAGCACTGAAAAAAGCTTCGGTAAACGCGCAGACGATGACAGCCTCATTGTCCGGTTTCACAGATAAATTAAACCAGAAAGGTGGGTTAGCAAACGATTTCGCAACGGACACGGTCATTATGCGCGACCTGAGAACAACAATCGGAAGGCTGAACGAGACAGTTACTTCTGCCAACGGAATGGTGAGTAACCTGAAAACAGCAAGCGAAAACCTTAACTCAAACAGGACAAGTCCGTTGGGCGTGTTGCTGCACGACGAAGCCACTGCGAGCAACTTGAAGGGAACATTGCAAAACTTGGAAAGCAGCACCGAGAAGCTGGATGAAAACATGCAGGCGCTCAGGTCCAATTTTTTGTTCCGCAGATATTTCAAAAAGAAAGCAAAAGAGGAAGAGAAACAGCCTGAAAAAGAGGCAGTAAAAGATTCGGTGAGTCAATAA
- a CDS encoding ABC transporter ATP-binding protein, whose product MAEINQNEGPVIEIKDLYKSFGDLHVLQGVNLKVDKGENVVVLGRSGTGKSVLIKIIAGLLTQDSGMCHVLGREVSELNQKELTDIRLKIGFSFQNSALYDSMTVRENLEFPLVRHVKNLSKADINEQVEYVLDAVGLLQTINQVPSELSGGQRKRIGIARTLILKPEIMLYDEPTAGLDPITCLEINELINEVKEKYHTSSIIITHDLTCARETGDRIAMLLDGKFLKQGTFEEVFDTDEERIKSFYDYNFIQ is encoded by the coding sequence ATGGCAGAAATCAACCAAAACGAAGGGCCAGTCATCGAGATCAAAGATCTTTATAAGTCATTTGGTGATCTGCATGTACTTCAGGGCGTGAATCTGAAAGTGGATAAGGGCGAAAATGTAGTGGTGCTTGGCCGGTCAGGAACAGGTAAGTCTGTGTTGATCAAGATCATTGCCGGCCTGCTCACGCAGGACAGCGGCATGTGCCATGTGCTGGGACGGGAAGTTTCGGAGCTGAATCAGAAAGAGCTGACAGACATTCGCCTGAAAATTGGATTTTCATTCCAAAACAGCGCACTCTATGATAGTATGACGGTGCGAGAGAATCTTGAATTTCCCCTGGTAAGGCATGTTAAAAATCTTTCCAAGGCAGATATTAATGAGCAGGTGGAATATGTGTTGGACGCCGTCGGCCTGTTGCAAACCATCAATCAGGTTCCTTCGGAGTTGTCGGGTGGGCAGCGGAAGCGGATTGGTATTGCCAGGACGCTTATCCTCAAACCGGAGATCATGTTATATGACGAACCTACGGCTGGATTAGACCCGATCACCTGCCTGGAAATAAATGAGCTTATTAATGAAGTCAAAGAAAAATACCACACAAGTTCTATCATCATCACCCATGATCTGACCTGTGCAAGAGAAACAGGCGACCGGATTGCAATGCTTCTGGATGGCAAGTTCCTCAAACAAGGCACTTTCGAAGAAGTATTTGACACCGATGAAGAAAGAATCAAAAGTTTTTACGATTATAATTTTATTCAATAA
- a CDS encoding MlaE family ABC transporter permease, with protein sequence MSDNQKEKVYTKGLDSALLAVYNGYMFFLRFFREAFRGRMEFQELVKQCYAIGNKSLLLIGLTGFITGMVFTKQSRPSLAEFGAVSWLPSLVAIAIVRALAALVTALISAGKVGSSIGAELGSMRVTEQIDAMEVSAVNPFKFLVVTRVLASTITIPILMFYCTGVALMGAFLNVTLNEGTSFRAFFENAFEQITFLDVGTSLVKAIAYGFTIGIVGCYQGYNASKGTEGVGKAANSAVVISMFLIFIEEVIIVQVSNYFRI encoded by the coding sequence ATGAGCGACAATCAAAAGGAAAAAGTTTATACAAAAGGCCTGGATTCGGCTTTACTGGCAGTTTATAATGGTTACATGTTTTTCCTGCGCTTTTTCCGGGAAGCTTTCCGGGGAAGAATGGAATTTCAGGAACTTGTAAAACAATGTTATGCCATCGGCAACAAATCTTTGCTGCTCATCGGGCTTACCGGGTTTATTACCGGGATGGTTTTTACCAAGCAGTCCCGCCCGTCCCTGGCTGAATTCGGAGCCGTTTCGTGGCTTCCGTCATTGGTTGCCATTGCAATTGTCCGGGCGCTGGCCGCATTGGTTACGGCTTTGATCAGCGCCGGTAAGGTTGGCTCCAGCATTGGTGCCGAGCTGGGTTCCATGCGCGTAACCGAGCAGATCGATGCCATGGAAGTTTCAGCGGTAAATCCGTTCAAATTTCTGGTCGTAACCCGCGTACTCGCTTCCACGATCACCATTCCGATCCTGATGTTCTATTGTACAGGCGTGGCGCTGATGGGTGCTTTCCTGAATGTTACATTGAATGAGGGCACAAGTTTCAGAGCGTTTTTTGAAAATGCTTTTGAACAAATCACCTTCCTGGACGTGGGAACGTCACTGGTTAAAGCCATTGCATACGGCTTTACGATCGGGATTGTGGGGTGTTACCAGGGTTATAATGCAAGCAAAGGAACAGAAGGCGTCGGTAAAGCTGCGAATTCCGCGGTCGTTATTTCCATGTTCCTGATCTTCATCGAGGAGGTTATCATTGTGCAGGTATCGAATTATTTTAGAATATAA
- a CDS encoding EcsC family protein, whose translation MLYQTYEEKITPELHKWQQKMQKRPNLVDRTSKAVQDKINNIIPDKVHGVITSTIKQMTRAVLTGAEFTTSLPAPKNSLEEIEREVTKRIEFYKKAGAAEGGITGAGGFLLALAEFPILIGIKMKLLFEISALYGHSAEDYRERLFILHVFQLTFSSQKQRQKVFEQIIQWQEKSQELPSDIHQFDWKTFQQEYRDYIDLAKMAQLIPGIGAAVGVIVNYRLLNQLGKTAMNAYRMRWFEERTLQAARRQEQLPSAAQNQ comes from the coding sequence ATGCTTTACCAGACATATGAGGAAAAAATAACGCCTGAATTGCATAAATGGCAGCAAAAGATGCAAAAGCGGCCCAATCTGGTAGATAGGACATCCAAAGCGGTTCAGGATAAGATCAATAATATAATTCCGGATAAGGTTCACGGCGTCATTACTTCCACGATCAAACAAATGACGCGGGCGGTATTGACTGGCGCTGAATTTACCACATCGCTTCCGGCACCAAAAAATTCCCTTGAAGAAATTGAAAGAGAAGTTACCAAGCGCATTGAGTTTTACAAAAAAGCAGGAGCAGCAGAAGGCGGCATCACAGGTGCTGGCGGATTCTTGCTCGCATTAGCAGAGTTTCCTATCCTGATAGGGATCAAAATGAAGCTCCTTTTTGAAATTTCAGCATTGTACGGACATTCTGCCGAGGATTATCGGGAACGCCTCTTTATCCTGCATGTTTTTCAACTGACATTTTCCAGCCAGAAACAGCGCCAGAAAGTGTTTGAGCAGATCATCCAGTGGCAAGAAAAAAGCCAGGAGCTCCCCAGCGATATTCACCAGTTTGACTGGAAGACCTTTCAGCAGGAATACAGGGATTACATTGACCTGGCTAAAATGGCGCAACTTATCCCCGGAATCGGGGCTGCGGTGGGTGTCATTGTAAATTACAGGCTCTTAAACCAGCTCGGTAAAACGGCTATGAATGCTTACCGCATGCGCTGGTTTGAAGAACGGACATTACAAGCCGCACGAAGACAAGAACAATTGCCGTCAGCGGCTCAAAATCAATAA
- a CDS encoding endonuclease/exonuclease/phosphatase family protein, which produces MLSFKYALEIFGGIIVLFSVIPLIRHDFWAFRVFEYPRIQKLFLNLLIIILYASLFQISGQFEKIFTAVITANAIYLVYQIFPFTFLAKKALLKASFQDEDNQISIISSNVFQDNKNTAGCLAILEKNSPDLILLLETNQFWNEGTKKLGETYPYQVLVPLENTYGMLLYSKLELIDSEVRYLIDEEIPSIKTQVKLASGKLIQLYCVHPTPPVPGENMYSTERDAELLLVAKEVKDNNMPTIVVGDLNDVAWSYTTNLFAKISGLLDPRKGRGFFNTFHANYPFLRFPLDHVFCSTDFKLLSLKRLENFNSDHFPILIALQYEEQADMEQEEPEADQEEKELAEEKINKVTE; this is translated from the coding sequence ATGCTTTCTTTTAAATACGCACTGGAAATTTTCGGCGGAATCATCGTCCTCTTTTCCGTCATTCCACTCATACGCCATGACTTCTGGGCGTTTCGGGTTTTCGAGTATCCCAGGATTCAAAAGCTGTTTCTCAACCTGCTGATCATTATCTTATATGCCTCCCTATTCCAGATCAGCGGCCAGTTTGAAAAAATTTTTACGGCGGTGATCACGGCCAACGCCATTTATCTGGTCTACCAGATCTTTCCTTTCACTTTCCTGGCCAAAAAGGCACTTTTGAAAGCCTCGTTTCAGGATGAGGATAACCAGATCAGCATTATTTCGTCCAATGTATTCCAGGACAACAAAAACACCGCGGGATGTTTGGCAATACTGGAAAAAAACAGCCCGGACCTTATTTTGTTATTGGAAACAAATCAATTCTGGAATGAGGGAACGAAGAAATTAGGGGAAACTTACCCCTATCAAGTCCTCGTGCCATTGGAAAATACGTACGGAATGTTGTTGTACTCAAAGCTGGAATTGATCGACTCCGAGGTTCGGTATCTCATTGATGAAGAGATCCCTTCGATCAAAACACAGGTGAAACTGGCTTCCGGAAAATTGATTCAGCTTTACTGCGTACATCCTACCCCGCCAGTTCCGGGCGAAAATATGTATTCTACTGAGCGCGATGCGGAATTGCTACTGGTTGCGAAAGAAGTAAAGGATAATAATATGCCAACCATCGTCGTAGGAGACCTTAATGATGTCGCGTGGTCTTATACAACAAATTTATTTGCCAAAATCAGCGGTTTGCTGGACCCGCGCAAAGGCCGGGGTTTTTTCAATACATTTCACGCCAATTATCCTTTCCTGAGATTCCCCCTAGACCACGTTTTTTGCTCAACAGATTTTAAATTGTTAAGCCTGAAAAGACTCGAAAATTTCAATTCCGATCACTTTCCCATATTGATCGCACTGCAATACGAAGAGCAGGCGGATATGGAACAGGAAGAACCTGAGGCCGATCAGGAGGAGAAAGAACTCGCCGAAGAAAAGATCAACAAAGTTACTGAATAG
- a CDS encoding sialate O-acetylesterase produces MKFQFLLLRILSSLRLFKFQWFLLFGITLSANIALAQRITPVIFSKLPQDSQLYPRNAQSEATVPIAGIVETAGYNYLSVQVLRNNAVEKYLRAELKYDKGAGSFSTETKIKAELANYNFKVYLCKGTDSTLIVERKNVVAGDVYVVSGQSNSTGFFTETDTSHFCRTFGKITADLNTGAYNPADTLWAFSNQHPYSNGVGTMGLEIQKQLIQHSGVPNCLINAGFHWSSAFAHAQRTESNHADLHNGYGRMLYRLQKGGLASSVKAYIFRQGESEAYHEGGNWSENFDLLRKNLKQDLANLGKIYVFQIDVIYYPSPVGAEVRDYQRRLPDIYPDLRSLATVGTKEFDGLHYGKEGNKQGGLELSRLIARDFYSLKDTANINSPNIKKIFYKTAEKKQVILVFDEGQDLLYPEPYKPNTQVTLDMKDFFYFNGESGSVASAKAEGNRITLELRAPQQATTMDLMPMYTPENGPYYPLNGPFIKNTLGMRAFTFFKVPIGESLNAPELAAQLEPSGDVKLTWEKVPGVSDYVLERKLEGETEYKSIAQLDSATYAYIDKNAAQSKKAYFRLKGVSKLSETADYGYAEIETTIVTGVEKDGDAMFTVFPNPVQKGQQLTVQMKKQVKGTISLLNFNGQALSDEPVSQGSDPSIHIPEHSSGYHFIRLKAGDKIWSKKVLVR; encoded by the coding sequence GTGAAATTCCAATTTCTACTCCTTAGAATTTTAAGCTCCCTTCGCCTTTTTAAATTCCAGTGGTTTTTACTTTTTGGAATAACATTATCAGCCAACATTGCACTGGCACAACGCATTACCCCTGTTATTTTCAGTAAGCTCCCGCAAGATTCGCAGCTGTATCCCCGCAATGCACAGAGTGAGGCCACAGTCCCGATCGCAGGAATCGTCGAAACGGCGGGTTATAACTATTTGTCTGTGCAGGTTTTGAGGAATAATGCGGTTGAAAAATACTTGCGTGCCGAACTCAAATACGACAAAGGCGCTGGCTCGTTTTCAACCGAAACAAAGATCAAGGCTGAGCTGGCCAACTACAATTTTAAAGTATATCTCTGCAAAGGCACGGATTCAACATTGATTGTGGAACGCAAAAATGTGGTGGCCGGAGACGTTTACGTGGTTTCAGGGCAATCCAATTCCACCGGCTTTTTTACAGAAACCGACACCAGCCATTTTTGCCGCACTTTTGGGAAAATTACCGCCGACCTCAATACAGGCGCTTACAATCCAGCAGATACGTTGTGGGCGTTTTCCAATCAACATCCCTATAGCAACGGCGTTGGGACGATGGGCCTGGAAATCCAAAAACAACTGATACAGCATTCCGGTGTGCCCAATTGCCTTATTAATGCCGGTTTTCACTGGTCGTCGGCTTTTGCACATGCGCAAAGGACCGAAAGCAACCATGCCGACCTGCATAACGGCTATGGCCGGATGCTTTACCGGCTTCAAAAAGGCGGTTTGGCTAGCTCCGTGAAAGCTTACATTTTCCGTCAGGGCGAAAGCGAGGCTTACCATGAGGGCGGAAACTGGTCAGAAAATTTTGATTTGTTGAGAAAAAACCTAAAACAGGACCTTGCAAATCTGGGCAAAATATATGTGTTCCAGATCGATGTTATTTATTACCCTTCACCGGTTGGGGCCGAAGTTAGGGATTACCAGCGCAGGCTGCCCGACATTTACCCGGACCTCCGCTCACTGGCGACCGTAGGAACAAAAGAATTCGACGGGTTGCATTACGGGAAAGAGGGAAACAAGCAAGGAGGCCTGGAACTCTCGCGACTTATCGCCCGGGATTTTTATAGTTTGAAAGATACAGCAAACATTAACTCGCCCAATATCAAGAAGATATTTTACAAAACGGCCGAGAAAAAGCAGGTAATCCTGGTATTCGATGAAGGACAGGATCTCTTGTATCCTGAACCTTATAAGCCTAATACACAGGTTACGCTGGACATGAAAGATTTTTTCTATTTCAATGGCGAATCCGGTTCGGTGGCGTCGGCGAAGGCAGAGGGAAATCGTATCACTCTGGAATTGAGAGCCCCTCAGCAAGCAACGACAATGGACCTCATGCCCATGTACACACCGGAGAATGGACCTTATTACCCGCTCAATGGCCCATTTATCAAAAATACATTGGGTATGCGTGCTTTTACATTCTTCAAAGTGCCGATCGGGGAAAGTCTGAATGCGCCTGAACTGGCGGCTCAACTGGAACCCAGCGGTGATGTGAAACTAACCTGGGAAAAAGTGCCCGGCGTTTCGGATTATGTGCTGGAAAGGAAGCTCGAAGGTGAAACTGAATACAAAAGCATTGCACAACTCGACAGCGCAACATATGCTTACATTGACAAAAATGCAGCGCAATCGAAAAAAGCATATTTCAGGTTGAAGGGCGTTAGTAAACTTTCTGAAACAGCGGACTACGGCTATGCCGAAATCGAAACGACCATTGTGACCGGTGTTGAAAAGGACGGTGACGCCATGTTCACCGTCTTCCCTAACCCTGTCCAAAAAGGGCAGCAGCTGACCGTCCAAATGAAAAAGCAGGTAAAGGGGACCATTTCGCTGTTAAACTTTAATGGTCAGGCACTTAGCGATGAGCCTGTATCGCAGGGCTCCGATCCTTCCATCCATATTCCGGAGCATTCCTCAGGTTATCACTTTATCAGACTGAAAGCAGGGGATAAAATCTGGTCGAAAAAAGTGCTCGTCCGATAG
- a CDS encoding glycoside hydrolase family 43 protein, producing MKTSILSIALLLCGLSSSAQTIQRTAGNPVFPGWYADPEGIIFNKRFYIYPTFSAPYEKQVFLDAFSSEDMITWKKHPAILDTAAIKWAKRAVWAPSIIEKDKKYYLFFGANDIQNDQEKGGIGVAVSDSPEGPFKDHLGKPLIDKFHNGAQPIDQFVFKDKDGQHYLFYGGWKHCNVAKLNKDFTGFIPFEDGTIFREITPENYVEGPFMFIRNGKYYFMWSEGGWTGPNYSVAYAVADSPFGPFKRVGKILQQDPQVARGAGHHSVIQVPGKDQWFIVYHRRPLTETDGNHRETCIDIMTFNEKGEINPVKITKEGVGPVTLK from the coding sequence ATGAAAACATCGATTTTATCCATTGCGCTGCTGCTTTGCGGCCTGAGTTCATCCGCTCAAACCATTCAGAGAACCGCTGGCAATCCCGTCTTCCCAGGCTGGTATGCAGATCCGGAAGGCATAATTTTCAACAAACGGTTCTACATTTACCCCACATTTTCAGCACCTTACGAAAAACAGGTTTTCCTTGATGCGTTTTCGTCTGAGGATATGATCACCTGGAAAAAACATCCTGCTATCCTTGATACAGCAGCCATCAAATGGGCAAAACGCGCTGTATGGGCACCTTCCATCATCGAGAAAGACAAAAAATATTATCTTTTCTTCGGTGCTAACGACATTCAGAACGACCAGGAAAAAGGCGGCATCGGTGTAGCGGTTTCAGATAGTCCGGAAGGTCCGTTTAAGGATCATTTGGGAAAACCTTTGATCGATAAATTCCATAATGGCGCTCAGCCTATTGACCAGTTTGTATTCAAAGACAAGGACGGTCAGCATTATCTGTTTTACGGCGGATGGAAGCATTGCAATGTGGCCAAGCTTAACAAAGATTTTACAGGCTTCATTCCTTTCGAAGACGGCACAATTTTTCGTGAGATAACGCCTGAAAACTATGTAGAAGGCCCGTTTATGTTTATCAGAAACGGAAAATATTACTTCATGTGGTCGGAAGGCGGCTGGACTGGACCCAATTATTCGGTTGCTTATGCCGTTGCGGACTCTCCTTTCGGGCCATTCAAAAGGGTTGGAAAAATATTGCAACAGGATCCGCAAGTGGCACGCGGAGCAGGGCACCATTCCGTGATCCAGGTTCCGGGCAAGGATCAATGGTTCATTGTTTACCACAGACGCCCTTTAACGGAAACCGATGGTAACCACCGCGAAACATGCATTGATATCATGACTTTTAATGAAAAAGGTGAGATCAATCCGGTTAAAATAACCAAAGAAGGCGTCGGGCCGGTCACTTTGAAATGA
- a CDS encoding DUF2157 domain-containing protein — protein MNTQTILKAFVDKAVISDEQAVLIADYEKNKSFSLHWELRSILYLGIVLFSSGIGVIIYENIDTIGHQVIIALIAALTGWCFFYTYKHALPYSNGQVKNPKKLADYILLLGCTTFLILEGYLQFQYNVFGTRYGLAVIIPTIIFFFCAYRFDHKGVLSMALTGLASWLGLTVAPLSVLAENDFTEDRLLATAVILGTVLCIAGWASEKQHIKKHFSFTYIFLGGNLAVLAAITGILSDNAELIYIIAGLALSAFFIQRARFAQSLLFLLMGIVYGYIIITYLIFSNIESDDASFTFGTFYFLFTSLGVVYFLLHFKKFLGIKK, from the coding sequence ATGAATACACAAACAATCCTTAAAGCATTTGTCGATAAGGCTGTTATATCCGACGAACAGGCCGTATTAATTGCTGATTACGAGAAGAATAAGTCATTTTCGCTCCACTGGGAACTGCGATCAATTCTTTATTTAGGCATCGTTCTTTTCAGTTCAGGCATCGGAGTCATTATCTACGAAAACATTGACACCATTGGCCATCAGGTCATTATCGCGCTCATTGCGGCACTTACCGGCTGGTGCTTTTTTTACACTTACAAGCACGCGCTTCCGTATAGCAATGGGCAAGTCAAAAATCCAAAGAAACTGGCCGATTACATTCTGTTGCTCGGCTGCACCACGTTCCTGATCCTGGAAGGTTATCTCCAATTCCAATACAATGTTTTTGGAACGCGTTATGGTTTGGCTGTGATCATTCCCACCATTATCTTCTTTTTCTGCGCCTATCGTTTTGATCATAAAGGCGTGCTTTCCATGGCATTAACCGGGCTTGCCTCGTGGCTTGGACTTACCGTCGCACCGCTTTCCGTTCTTGCAGAAAACGACTTTACCGAAGACAGGTTGCTGGCAACTGCCGTGATTCTTGGGACCGTGTTATGCATTGCAGGCTGGGCATCTGAAAAGCAGCACATTAAAAAACACTTCTCGTTTACCTACATTTTCCTGGGCGGAAACCTGGCCGTACTCGCTGCCATCACGGGAATTTTGAGTGATAATGCCGAATTGATTTACATTATTGCCGGACTGGCACTTTCCGCATTCTTCATTCAGCGGGCCCGCTTCGCACAATCATTGCTTTTTCTGCTAATGGGCATAGTATATGGCTATATCATCATTACTTATCTCATTTTTTCCAATATCGAATCCGACGACGCCTCCTTCACTTTCGGGACCTTTTACTTCCTGTTTACCAGTCTCGGTGTGGTTTATTTCTTACTCCATTTTAAAAAATTCTTAGGGATCAAAAAATGA
- a CDS encoding O-methyltransferase, with translation MIAAYLKYLLRSGNEHSIHSPFIFDFYTQVIAAKKDSNPDYAVLKKLRKELLASNEKISILDLGAGSRVNKSNLRKIGTIARNAEKPEKFGKLFNRLVQRFQPKTILELGTSLGLTTLYLSKAKPDASILTFEGCPATAGIAQQNFKKLNAENIDIVLGNIDQTLPETLAKLRPKLDFAYFDANHRYEPTVRYFEDCLPYMHNDSVFIFDDIYWSDEMTQAWEVIKKHPQVTLTVDLFWIGLVFFRKEQVKEHFTLRF, from the coding sequence TTGATTGCAGCCTATTTAAAGTATTTGCTTCGCTCTGGTAACGAGCATTCCATCCATTCTCCTTTTATTTTTGACTTTTATACTCAGGTAATTGCCGCAAAAAAGGATTCAAATCCGGATTATGCTGTATTGAAAAAACTGCGCAAAGAACTGCTGGCATCCAACGAGAAGATTAGCATCCTGGATCTGGGCGCAGGTTCGCGGGTCAATAAATCCAACCTCAGAAAAATCGGCACTATTGCCAGAAATGCCGAGAAGCCTGAGAAATTTGGCAAACTCTTCAACAGGCTTGTCCAAAGATTTCAACCCAAGACGATTCTCGAACTGGGCACTTCATTAGGCCTTACCACATTATATTTGTCAAAAGCCAAGCCGGATGCCAGTATCCTGACTTTTGAAGGTTGCCCGGCCACGGCAGGCATTGCGCAACAGAATTTTAAAAAACTGAATGCTGAGAACATTGATATCGTCCTCGGTAACATTGACCAGACATTACCAGAAACACTGGCTAAATTACGCCCCAAGCTCGATTTCGCTTACTTCGACGCCAATCACCGTTATGAGCCTACGGTCAGATATTTCGAGGATTGCCTCCCCTACATGCACAATGATTCCGTCTTTATTTTTGACGATATTTATTGGTCTGATGAAATGACCCAGGCATGGGAGGTCATAAAAAAACATCCGCAGGTCACATTAACCGTAGATTTGTTCTGGATTGGGCTGGTGTTTTTCAGAAAAGAGCAGGTTAAGGAGCATTTCACACTGAGATTCTGA
- the apaG gene encoding Co2+/Mg2+ efflux protein ApaG: MVSEVTDGVKVTVLTEYQPDYSNPGQDHFVFTYKILIENHSEHTVKLLRRHWLIYDANGTVREVEGAGIVGLQPILEPGDVHDYVSGCNLRTDLGKMAGTYLMERVLDGRQFRVIIPAFSLIAPYRMN; encoded by the coding sequence ATGGTTTCCGAAGTGACAGATGGTGTGAAAGTCACCGTATTAACTGAATATCAGCCCGACTATTCCAATCCGGGGCAGGATCATTTTGTGTTCACATATAAGATCCTGATTGAAAATCACAGCGAGCACACCGTGAAACTTTTAAGAAGGCATTGGCTCATCTACGACGCGAACGGAACCGTAAGAGAAGTGGAAGGAGCCGGCATTGTAGGGTTGCAGCCGATCCTGGAACCGGGAGATGTGCACGATTACGTTTCGGGATGCAACTTGCGTACGGACCTGGGTAAAATGGCCGGAACGTATCTGATGGAACGTGTGCTGGACGGTCGGCAGTTCCGCGTGATTATCCCCGCATTTTCCCTAATCGCACCTTACAGAATGAACTGA
- the ung gene encoding uracil-DNA glycosylase, whose product MDVKIEQSWKERLEPEFEKPYFSEVTTFVKQEYTTKQIFPPAKQIFNAFNYCSFDDCKVVILGQDPYHGLGQANGLCFSVNDGVRMPPSLINIFKEIQDDLGKPVPKTGNLERWAKQGVLLLNATLTVESGKAGSHQNKGWERFTDAVVKCVSDEKKNVVFMLWGRYAQDKGSIIKAEDHYVLKSKHPSPMSANGGGWFGNGHFSKANAYLESKGLEPIDW is encoded by the coding sequence ATGGACGTAAAAATAGAGCAATCGTGGAAAGAAAGGCTGGAACCGGAATTTGAGAAGCCTTATTTTTCGGAGGTTACGACTTTTGTAAAACAAGAATACACCACCAAGCAGATATTTCCGCCAGCCAAGCAAATTTTCAATGCATTCAACTATTGCAGCTTCGACGACTGCAAAGTTGTGATACTGGGCCAGGATCCTTATCATGGTCTGGGACAGGCGAACGGCCTTTGTTTTTCGGTGAATGACGGCGTTCGCATGCCGCCTTCGCTAATCAATATCTTTAAGGAAATCCAGGATGATCTTGGGAAGCCTGTCCCAAAAACAGGAAATCTCGAAAGATGGGCAAAACAAGGTGTTTTATTGCTGAATGCAACATTAACCGTTGAGAGCGGGAAAGCCGGCTCGCATCAGAATAAGGGCTGGGAGCGTTTCACGGATGCGGTTGTTAAATGTGTGTCCGACGAGAAAAAGAACGTCGTATTTATGCTTTGGGGGCGTTATGCGCAGGACAAAGGCAGCATTATAAAAGCGGAAGATCATTATGTGCTCAAATCAAAACACCCGTCGCCCATGTCTGCAAATGGTGGAGGCTGGTTTGGAAACGGCCATTTTAGTAAGGCCAACGCTTATCTGGAAAGTAAGGGACTGGAACCTATTGATTGGTAG
- a CDS encoding Dabb family protein, translating into MRTRNKTLGYLIPVFALCVFMLVIYGAYVPHKLAEIQRVVCIKFKSGTTNEDVEKHLRDFASMKNAVKDVVAYSAGHVQKLEGSENQFDVIHYLTFRTKEGAAQYAANADRKQFVEANEENWDNVLEMNSNIEK; encoded by the coding sequence ATGAGAACCAGAAATAAAACATTAGGATATTTAATACCAGTCTTTGCATTGTGCGTTTTTATGCTTGTCATTTACGGCGCTTATGTTCCTCACAAACTAGCCGAAATTCAGCGCGTGGTTTGTATCAAGTTCAAGTCAGGAACAACCAATGAAGACGTTGAAAAACATTTGCGCGATTTCGCTTCGATGAAAAACGCAGTGAAAGATGTAGTGGCTTATTCAGCAGGCCATGTTCAGAAATTGGAAGGAAGTGAAAATCAGTTCGATGTGATCCATTACCTGACATTCAGAACGAAAGAGGGAGCAGCACAATATGCAGCCAATGCCGACCGCAAGCAATTTGTAGAGGCTAACGAGGAAAACTGGGACAATGTTTTGGAGATGAACTCCAACATTGAAAAATAA